From the Acidilutibacter cellobiosedens genome, one window contains:
- a CDS encoding nuclear transport factor 2 family protein, protein MNKFGVQYLNEALEKELRKKVCISDLRAENKEIRKTLKKFQQGYTKRNLEEIDSFMKKIFIDSHETSILGTGTGELALGIDEVRNLIEDDWKYWGDINIDCENANISRFEDVAWVSTKGSVKYIFEDTLERYDNYLSFIKDKVHDDTLTPKQKVTYINWILALTYHQRLQGKREYLWPLGLSGVLLRDKDRWKFKHIKFSIPRANFPDERFENSKQYTDSYNEQNNKANEYKYNQITPQIKELLKSFQVDILGIEDITKEMIEKYFVKSKIPYIIGHENQWYYGIDQINEFFNKSDKFNVNLDIEHSIASTSGEITWQENIKMGPYHITMQTLFIAT, encoded by the coding sequence ATGAATAAATTTGGTGTTCAATATTTAAATGAAGCATTAGAAAAAGAATTAAGGAAAAAAGTTTGCATTAGTGATTTAAGAGCTGAAAATAAGGAAATCAGAAAAACCCTAAAAAAATTTCAGCAAGGCTACACTAAAAGAAATTTGGAAGAAATAGACTCTTTTATGAAAAAAATTTTTATAGATTCACACGAAACATCTATATTAGGTACCGGAACCGGTGAGTTAGCTTTAGGGATTGATGAAGTAAGAAATTTAATCGAAGATGATTGGAAATATTGGGGAGATATAAATATAGACTGTGAAAATGCAAATATATCACGTTTTGAAGATGTTGCGTGGGTTTCGACTAAGGGATCAGTTAAATATATTTTTGAAGATACATTGGAGAGATATGATAATTATCTTAGTTTTATCAAGGACAAGGTTCACGATGATACACTTACACCCAAACAGAAAGTTACTTATATTAATTGGATTCTAGCATTAACTTATCATCAGCGTTTACAAGGAAAAAGAGAATATTTATGGCCTTTAGGTTTAAGCGGAGTTCTATTAAGAGATAAAGACAGATGGAAATTTAAGCATATTAAATTTTCTATTCCAAGGGCTAATTTTCCGGATGAACGTTTTGAAAATTCTAAACAATATACAGATAGTTATAACGAACAAAATAATAAAGCTAATGAATACAAATACAATCAAATCACGCCCCAAATAAAGGAGCTTTTAAAAAGTTTTCAAGTAGATATTTTAGGAATTGAAGATATTACAAAAGAGATGATAGAAAAATATTTTGTAAAATCAAAAATACCATATATTATTGGCCATGAAAATCAATGGTATTATGGAATTGATCAGATCAATGAATTTTTTAATAAAAGCGATAAATTTAACGTAAATTTAGATATAGAACATTCAATTGCATCCACATCAGGCGAAATTACTTGGCAAGAAAACATAAAAATGGGGCCCTATCATATAACCATGCAAACGTTATTCATAGCAACATAG
- a CDS encoding Type 1 glutamine amidotransferase-like domain-containing protein, whose translation MGKFVLIGGVTPPLSLDIIDEEIIRLTDNKKPKVLYVPTAGGDDPDYCDFFRGIYEKRFGCDLDILYLVRENPTEYEIKEKIFLSDVIYVEGGETQRLMGYFKKYKMDEILLKAYKNGIVLAGKSAGALCWGSYYFEDEEINDFKNYIDIECLKFLNFIICPHYNMEGYSEKMDAMINMHGGVGIGIENNCALEIINDKYRIIATNCDSNAYKVYQSGTKICLEIIIKDSNFRNMKELIQIPS comes from the coding sequence ATGGGTAAATTTGTATTAATAGGAGGTGTAACCCCTCCTTTGTCTTTGGATATAATTGATGAAGAGATAATCAGATTAACAGACAATAAAAAGCCAAAGGTACTTTACGTTCCGACAGCAGGAGGGGATGACCCGGATTATTGTGATTTTTTTAGGGGGATATATGAAAAAAGGTTTGGATGTGATCTTGACATACTGTATTTGGTAAGAGAAAACCCCACAGAGTATGAGATTAAAGAAAAGATTTTTTTATCAGATGTCATTTATGTTGAGGGTGGGGAGACCCAAAGGCTCATGGGCTATTTCAAGAAATATAAAATGGATGAAATTCTTCTAAAAGCATATAAGAATGGAATAGTTTTGGCAGGGAAAAGTGCAGGTGCTCTTTGCTGGGGAAGTTATTATTTTGAAGATGAAGAAATAAATGATTTCAAGAATTATATTGACATTGAATGTCTAAAATTTTTAAATTTTATTATCTGTCCACATTATAATATGGAAGGTTACAGCGAGAAAATGGATGCCATGATAAATATGCATGGCGGCGTTGGAATCGGAATTGAAAATAATTGCGCTCTGGAAATAATTAATGACAAATATCGCATAATCGCAACAAATTGTGATTCTAACGCTTATAAGGTATACCAAAGCGGGACAAAGATATGCCTGGAAATCATTATTAAAGATAGTAATTTCAGGAATATGAAAGAGTTGATTCAGATACCGAGTTAA
- a CDS encoding GNAT family N-acetyltransferase, with amino-acid sequence MFVGEQYRNHGIGSELLFAILEEMKFAGTQTAFCDFARNDIIHNFLFKNGFEHYCYSVYMTNETILSKEEFTGIRHYEDKDYIETFELVSRAFHNMRLSVGLNSKCDESTDKSRNQYADNSNDLFVLESDGKIVASLLLNKNCIENVAVKIDCQRHGYGRKMIKFALSELYRRRYSKCLLW; translated from the coding sequence ATGTTTGTAGGAGAACAATATAGGAACCATGGTATAGGTTCGGAACTATTGTTTGCAATTCTTGAAGAAATGAAATTTGCAGGAACACAAACAGCTTTTTGTGATTTTGCGAGGAATGATATAATACATAATTTTTTATTCAAAAATGGGTTTGAGCATTATTGTTATTCTGTTTATATGACTAATGAAACAATTTTAAGTAAAGAAGAATTTACTGGTATTCGTCATTATGAGGATAAGGACTATATTGAAACTTTTGAACTTGTTTCAAGAGCGTTTCATAATATGCGGTTATCAGTTGGTTTAAATTCAAAATGTGATGAATCAACTGATAAATCACGAAACCAATATGCAGATAACAGCAATGATTTATTTGTATTAGAAAGTGATGGTAAAATTGTTGCCAGCTTGCTTTTAAATAAAAATTGCATTGAAAATGTTGCAGTTAAGATAGATTGTCAGAGGCATGGTTATGGTCGGAAAATGATTAAATTTGCATTAAGTGAATTATATAGGAGAAGATATTCTAAATGTTTACTTTGGTGA
- a CDS encoding VOC family protein: MHLGSIYLIVQDFNKSIQFYEKLLEMPVSAQNMQRFAQFEFEGNNISIMNGYFDAMNPNLTVCKGEYIEEFDNLVAMAEAENTHKFVLNFWAENLEKERERIVQLGISDKLAKIKYVNNVKPYYYFQFTDPDGNIIEITGQYSPKKGEFDE; the protein is encoded by the coding sequence ATGCACTTAGGTTCGATTTATTTAATAGTACAAGATTTTAATAAGTCAATTCAATTCTATGAAAAATTATTAGAAATGCCAGTAAGTGCTCAAAATATGCAAAGATTTGCTCAGTTTGAGTTTGAAGGAAATAATATTTCCATTATGAATGGTTATTTTGATGCCATGAATCCGAATTTAACTGTGTGTAAAGGAGAATATATAGAGGAATTCGATAATTTGGTTGCAATGGCAGAAGCTGAAAATACACATAAATTTGTATTAAATTTCTGGGCTGAAAACCTGGAAAAAGAAAGAGAAAGAATAGTGCAGTTAGGTATTAGCGATAAATTGGCCAAAATCAAATATGTTAATAATGTAAAACCATATTATTATTTTCAATTTACAGACCCAGATGGAAATATTATCGAAATAACAGGTCAATATTCTCCAAAGAAAGGAGAATTTGATGAATGA
- a CDS encoding alpha/beta hydrolase-fold protein, whose product MKKSLLKSRTILQLEESIKCHGDSAVEEFLCYLKENGTPIIEELENDTENDLVTFIYKGDKRCKSVLFVPDIGVDRYKDNYKDFRMERIMGTDLWYITYEIENNIRLMYYFSPNDPLDNNWYDRYINRVVYDKFCKNILIEYDDGKEVKCSYIVMPEAPKHVWAKKIDGIPEGNIDEYKFKSKNIEDKRRIRVYTPYEYDKKGKPYGFIVLTDGQDYIDTLMAVETLNNLIASKKIPPIIGVFIDSIEQTRETELNCSDVFRGLIADEIIPWIKNNYDISGNPREAIIGGLSSGGLAASYIALSHSEIFGNVLSQSGWYCYKPEGFITINEDCFMSTKFKERDKLPIKFYLDVGILENRETMIGTNINLRDTLISKGYHVDFQWFNSSHDYLSWGETLAHGLISLIGIK is encoded by the coding sequence ATGAAAAAATCTTTATTAAAAAGTAGAACTATTCTTCAGTTAGAAGAGAGTATTAAATGTCATGGTGATAGTGCAGTAGAAGAATTTTTATGTTATCTAAAAGAGAATGGAACTCCAATAATAGAAGAATTAGAAAATGATACGGAAAACGATTTGGTTACTTTTATATACAAAGGGGACAAGAGATGCAAAAGTGTCTTGTTTGTACCTGATATAGGAGTAGACAGATATAAAGATAATTATAAGGACTTTCGGATGGAAAGGATAATGGGGACGGATTTATGGTATATTACTTATGAAATAGAAAATAATATACGGTTAATGTACTATTTTTCGCCTAACGATCCCCTTGACAATAATTGGTATGATAGGTACATTAATAGAGTTGTATATGATAAATTCTGTAAGAACATATTAATTGAATATGATGATGGAAAAGAAGTAAAATGTTCCTATATAGTAATGCCGGAGGCACCAAAGCATGTTTGGGCTAAAAAAATAGATGGGATACCGGAAGGTAATATAGATGAATATAAATTTAAAAGTAAAAATATAGAGGACAAGCGCAGGATTAGAGTTTATACACCTTATGAATATGATAAGAAAGGAAAACCATATGGATTCATAGTTTTGACCGATGGACAGGACTATATTGATACTCTTATGGCTGTAGAAACTTTGAATAACCTCATAGCTTCCAAAAAAATACCCCCAATAATTGGAGTATTTATTGATTCGATAGAACAAACAAGGGAAACAGAGCTTAATTGTAGTGATGTATTCCGCGGATTAATTGCTGATGAGATAATTCCATGGATTAAAAACAATTATGATATCTCTGGAAATCCTCGGGAAGCAATAATCGGGGGACTTAGTTCAGGAGGTTTAGCAGCATCATACATAGCTTTAAGTCATTCCGAAATTTTTGGAAATGTTCTTTCTCAATCAGGATGGTATTGCTATAAACCGGAAGGGTTTATCACCATTAATGAGGATTGTTTTATGAGTACAAAGTTTAAAGAAAGAGATAAACTTCCTATTAAATTTTATTTAGATGTAGGTATATTAGAAAATAGAGAGACAATGATTGGCACAAACATAAATCTGAGAGATACCTTAATATCTAAAGGATATCATGTTGATTTCCAATGGTTTAACAGCTCTCATGACTATTTATCATGGGGAGAAACTTTAGCACATGGTTTGATATCTCTTATCGGAATAAAATAG
- a CDS encoding DNA alkylation repair protein — MNDKNELVLKGYGWMLKSFSQVNKGEVIDYLIKNHKSMPRISFRYAIEKMDKESHLYLMEL; from the coding sequence ATGAATGATAAAAACGAATTGGTACTCAAAGGATACGGTTGGATGCTAAAGTCATTTTCACAAGTAAATAAAGGGGAAGTAATTGATTACCTAATTAAAAATCACAAGAGTATGCCGAGAATTTCTTTTAGATATGCAATAGAAAAAATGGATAAAGAAAGCCATTTATATCTTATGGAGTTATAA
- a CDS encoding NUDIX domain-containing protein: MKFIIKFIHIISKIKWKIIKPITIGVRIILIDNNKILLVKHTYDNYWYLPGGGVKKGESFEEAICRELKEELGIEIDDMNLFGVYNNFSEGKNDNIIIFESENFQMNNKKSIEIEEFKFCEIDDTLKGLSPGTKRRLKEYLEGNKPYFGMW; this comes from the coding sequence ATGAAATTTATAATAAAATTCATTCATATCATTTCAAAGATTAAGTGGAAAATCATTAAGCCTATTACAATAGGAGTAAGAATAATATTAATTGATAATAACAAAATTCTTTTAGTCAAACATACTTATGACAACTACTGGTATTTGCCGGGAGGCGGAGTAAAAAAAGGGGAATCCTTTGAAGAAGCAATTTGTAGGGAATTAAAAGAAGAGTTAGGGATAGAAATTGATGATATGAATTTATTCGGAGTTTATAACAATTTCAGTGAAGGTAAAAATGATAATATTATTATATTTGAATCTGAAAATTTTCAAATGAATAATAAAAAGAGTATAGAAATTGAAGAGTTTAAGTTTTGTGAGATTGATGATACATTAAAAGGATTATCTCCGGGAACAAAAAGAAGATTAAAAGAATATTTGGAAGGCAATAAACCGTATTTTGGTATGTGGTAG